The following coding sequences lie in one Glycine max cultivar Williams 82 chromosome 19, Glycine_max_v4.0, whole genome shotgun sequence genomic window:
- the GASA35 gene encoding gibberellin-regulated protein 35 precursor, whose product MARKLSIVVLCLVQMLLLLVENHAEIVVSTVEASAPQPHKNTTHTLSHAPAPQPHKNTKSPVPNLQHGITEGSLKPQECGPRCTARCSNTQYKKPCLFFCQKCCAKCLCVPPGTYGNKQVCPCYNNWKTKRGGPKCP is encoded by the exons ATGGCGAGAAAACTAAGCATTGTTGTACTCTGCCTTGTTCAAATGCTGCTTCTTCTCGTGGAAAACCAT GCCGAGATTGTTGTGTCCACCGTTGAGGCTTCAGCTCCGCAGCCTCACAAGAACACCACCCACACCCTGTCCCACGCTCCAGCTCCGCAGCCTCACAAAAACACCAAGTCCCCTGTTCCCAAt TTGCAGCATGGCATCACCGAAGGCAGTCTTAAACCACAAG AATGTGGGCCACGTTGCACCGCTAGATGCTCAAACACACAATACAAGAAACCGTGCCTGTTCTTCTGCCAAAAGTGCTGTGCCAAGTGCTTATGTGTGCCTCCTGGAACTTATGGCAACAAGCAAGTTTGCCCTTGCTACAACAACTGGAAGACCAAAAGGGGAGGGCCAAAATGCCCCTGA
- the LOC100305613 gene encoding uncharacterized protein LOC100305613 encodes MALVSGGRSTLNPNAPLYIPAAFRQVEDFSPEWWQLVTTLTWYHDYWLSQQHDDGAFYGEDGFDGNDVVDLLPDSFDFDAGEDLFEEFIRSSESQEETGPKGTA; translated from the exons ATGGCACTAGTCTCCGGAGGAAGATCAACACTGAACCCTAACGCCCCTCTTTACATTCCCGCCGCGTTCCGCCAAGTGGAGGATTTTTCTCCAGAATGGTGGCAGCTGGTGACgacactgacatggtaccatgACTACTGGCTAAGCCAGCAGCACGATGATGGAGCCTTCTATGGCGAGGATGGGTTTGATGGCAATGATGTGGTTGATTTGCTTCCTGATTCGTTTGATTTTGATGCTGGTGAAGATCTTTTTGAAGAGTTTATTCGATCTTCTGAATCCCAAG aaGAAACTGGACCCAAAGGAACTGCATGA